The Gemmatimonadaceae bacterium genome has a window encoding:
- a CDS encoding ABC transporter permease: MRQLHRRLRAVSAGNVALAALLLLALGVIIVPALASHDPSRIDDVLARRLVPPFRRDAHGTMHILGTDRFGRDLLVRMMLAGRLSLLVGVIGAGLSGLLGTVAGALAGWRRGTLDRTLMGLADLLLALPRIVLLLVGVALWSPGLTTILVVLVATGWMGVARLVRAEVIAVSARPFVAAATALGARPGRVLFRHVLPNAIGPAFVATTLGVGNAILLESGLSFLGLGIQPPAPSWGNMIAGGRDLLVTAPWVALAPGIALVVTVLATSVVGDDWRDRSRGRLTNLRA; encoded by the coding sequence ATGAGACAATTGCATCGGCGCCTGCGGGCAGTGAGCGCGGGCAACGTCGCGCTGGCGGCGCTCCTGCTTCTTGCCCTCGGCGTGATTATCGTGCCGGCGCTCGCATCGCATGACCCGTCGCGAATCGACGACGTGTTGGCGCGCCGGCTGGTCCCGCCGTTCCGGCGCGATGCGCACGGCACGATGCACATCCTCGGCACTGACCGGTTCGGGCGCGATCTGCTCGTGCGAATGATGCTCGCCGGACGACTGTCGCTGCTCGTCGGTGTGATCGGTGCGGGGCTATCCGGTCTTCTCGGAACGGTAGCCGGCGCGCTCGCCGGCTGGCGTCGCGGAACGCTTGACCGGACGCTGATGGGACTCGCCGACCTCCTGCTCGCGCTGCCCCGTATCGTGCTGCTCCTGGTCGGCGTAGCTCTCTGGTCGCCGGGGCTCACGACGATTCTCGTTGTGCTGGTCGCGACCGGCTGGATGGGTGTCGCGCGGCTGGTGCGCGCGGAGGTTATCGCGGTGAGCGCGAGGCCATTCGTGGCGGCGGCGACGGCCCTGGGTGCTCGACCGGGCCGAGTGCTTTTCAGGCACGTGCTTCCGAATGCGATCGGGCCCGCGTTTGTCGCGACGACGCTCGGCGTCGGCAACGCGATTCTGCTCGAGAGCGGGCTGTCGTTTCTGGGGCTTGGCATCCAGCCTCCGGCTCCCAGCTGGGGCAACATGATCGCGGGCGGTCGCGACCTGCTCGTCACTGCGCCGTGGGTGGCGCTTGCGCCGGGGATCGCGCTCGTCGTGACGGTGCTGGCGACGAGCGTGGTTGGCGACGATTGGAGGGATCGAAGCCGAGGGCGGCTTACTAATCTTCGAGCTTAA
- a CDS encoding ABC transporter permease: MLSPAVSRSFGVARALARTAVLYWCVLSLTFVLLHMAPGDPATFLLPSNASSADAVRLRAALGLDQPVTAQYARWTQRMLHGDLGTSFTEGRPVVAVLRDALPVSLALGGASLLLSFLVGTIVGIVQGARRGTYADFTLTIISVVLAASPAYWLGLACIALFTYVASLLSFPLWARLPAVGMTTPGADLHGLAHLADLLRHSVLPVTLLAAIGAAGVARYVRTSAVDVLDADWVRTARAKGVRERAVLGRHLLANMRAPLVTLFALALPGTVAGSVFVETIFGWPGMGRLMVTSITARDYPVVLGSAAAYGLLVIVANAVAESLLPWADPRLRA, from the coding sequence ATGCTCTCCCCGGCCGTGTCGCGCTCGTTCGGCGTCGCCCGCGCACTCGCTCGCACCGCAGTGCTGTACTGGTGCGTGCTGTCGCTCACGTTCGTGCTCCTGCACATGGCGCCGGGCGACCCGGCTACTTTCCTGCTTCCATCCAACGCCTCCTCCGCCGACGCAGTGCGCCTTCGCGCGGCGCTAGGGCTCGACCAGCCGGTCACCGCACAATATGCACGGTGGACTCAGCGGATGCTGCACGGCGATCTCGGCACAAGCTTCACCGAGGGACGACCTGTCGTCGCCGTGCTCCGCGACGCGCTCCCGGTCTCGCTCGCACTCGGCGGCGCGTCGCTGCTGCTCTCCTTTCTCGTCGGCACGATCGTTGGGATTGTACAGGGTGCGCGGCGCGGAACGTATGCCGATTTCACACTCACGATCATCTCTGTGGTGCTCGCGGCCTCACCTGCCTACTGGCTCGGTCTCGCATGCATCGCTCTGTTCACGTACGTCGCTTCGTTGCTGAGTTTTCCGCTGTGGGCACGCCTCCCGGCAGTAGGCATGACCACGCCGGGCGCGGATCTGCACGGACTCGCGCATCTGGCGGATCTGCTGCGCCACTCGGTCCTGCCGGTGACGTTGCTCGCGGCGATCGGCGCCGCCGGTGTCGCGCGGTACGTGCGCACAAGCGCGGTCGATGTGCTTGACGCGGACTGGGTTCGCACTGCCCGCGCGAAGGGCGTTCGAGAGCGAGCGGTGCTTGGCCGTCACCTGCTCGCCAACATGCGCGCGCCGCTGGTCACCTTGTTCGCGCTGGCGCTCCCGGGAACCGTCGCCGGCTCCGTTTTTGTTGAAACCATCTTCGGATGGCCGGGCATGGGACGATTGATGGTGACGTCGATTACGGCGCGCGACTACCCGGTGGTACTGGGTAGCGCCGCTGCTTACGGACTGCTGGTGATCGTCGCGAACGCCGTGGCGGAGTCGCTTCTGCCATGGGCCGACCCGCGCCTGCGCGCATGA